A single window of Archangium gephyra DNA harbors:
- a CDS encoding TadE/TadG family type IV pilus assembly protein has translation MKGVRQQKPGGRESGQAAVESAIVLPLFVFLILGTLQLGLMHQARLITKYAAYKAVRAGSLNNAQKSVMERAALAVLLPIISRDAGGGEFIKTINSASDFTSKWNWPGVKSNAMADASSIPYVEITTCGPSTEEVKGTEIDFDDPRFAASMGWKESHRTKLRIQVTFNYRMPIPFANWVIHASAFNRDIPLLMRMGEKSTKATPNFGPQQAKYISAAKKGKYVLPIRAAYTMRMQSNVFVKELPSSNQCRTTNKL, from the coding sequence ATGAAGGGTGTGCGCCAACAGAAACCCGGGGGACGTGAGTCGGGGCAGGCCGCGGTCGAGTCCGCCATCGTCCTGCCGCTCTTCGTCTTCCTCATCCTCGGTACGTTGCAGCTCGGGCTGATGCACCAGGCCCGGCTCATCACCAAGTACGCCGCCTACAAGGCGGTGCGTGCCGGCTCGCTGAACAACGCCCAGAAGTCCGTGATGGAGCGCGCGGCCCTCGCCGTGCTGCTGCCCATCATCAGCCGGGACGCCGGCGGCGGCGAGTTCATCAAGACCATCAACAGCGCCTCCGACTTCACGAGCAAGTGGAACTGGCCGGGCGTGAAGAGCAACGCCATGGCGGATGCCAGCAGCATCCCCTACGTGGAGATCACCACGTGCGGTCCCAGCACCGAGGAAGTGAAGGGGACCGAGATCGACTTCGATGATCCCCGCTTCGCGGCGAGCATGGGCTGGAAGGAGAGTCACCGCACCAAGCTGCGCATCCAGGTGACGTTCAACTACCGGATGCCCATTCCCTTCGCCAACTGGGTCATCCACGCCTCCGCCTTCAACCGGGACATCCCCTTGTTGATGCGCATGGGGGAGAAGTCCACCAAGGCCACGCCCAACTTCGGACCCCAGCAGGCCAAGTACATCTCCGCCGCGAAGAAGGGCAAGTACGTCCTCCCCATCCGTGCCGCCTACACCATGCGGATGCAGTCCAACGTCTTCGTCAAAGAACTGCCGAGCTCGAACCAATGCCGCACCACCAACAAGTTGTAA